In one Vicia villosa cultivar HV-30 ecotype Madison, WI unplaced genomic scaffold, Vvil1.0 ctg.001961F_1_1, whole genome shotgun sequence genomic region, the following are encoded:
- the LOC131637273 gene encoding cytochrome b561 and DOMON domain-containing protein At3g25290-like yields MSSSSTLKTFIILSFLFVNIYANHQPCGEKFLKLIEQRNITACKRLRTQGAEFGWNHYNSTNSTTLEILFGAILDTNQGWIAWGVNPEKRAEMIGTKAIIGIKNPDFATTSSSPLRVNTYDVTKETKIGCTLSPSKNIGLNVSHMMFQDEGSNFYTIYARLVLPLDKYNITRLNHVWQIGYAVSGESPLRHPINLHNVDSTETINLNSNHGLSTGQFRSFLRLVHGVLSIIGWGTMLPLGVIIPRYFRVYPVKWENSKVWFFLHIGCQLSGFLIGTAAFVIGLVLGHSSRYYIFHTHRDFGILIFTFSTIQMLAFRLKPKETDDYRKYWNMYHHFLGYGLLAIIIINIFKGIGILNGGEKWKWSYIGILICLGAIAFAMEIFTWIRYLYIDEKNNKKENKEKEDNEKENKEKENKENASVHNLKE; encoded by the exons ATGTCATCTTCTTCTACCTTAAAAACCTTCATCATACTGTCCTTTCTCTTTGTAAATATTTATGCCAATCATCAACCATGCGGTGAAAAATTCTTGAAACTCATCGAACAAAGAAACATAACAGCATGCAAGAGATTACGAACTCAAGGAGCCGAATTCGGTTGGAACCACTACAACAGCACAAACTCAACCACACTTGAAATCTTATTTGGTGCAATTCTAGATACAAACCAAGGGTGGATAGCTTGGGGTGTGAATCCAGAAAAAAGAGCAGAAATGATTGGAACAAAAGCAATCATAGGGATTAAAAACCCCGATTTCGCTACTACTTCATCATCACCTTTAAGAGTTAATACTTATGATGTCACAAAAGAAACCAAAATCGGTTGCACTCTTTCACCTAGCAAAAACATTGGCCTTAATGTTTCACATATGATGTTTCAAGACGAAGGGTCGAATTTTTATACTATATATGCTAGATTGGTTCTACCCTTGGATAAATATAACATAACAAGGTTGAACCATGTTTGGCAAATTGGATATGCTGTTAGTGGTGAAAGTCCTTTGCGCCATCCAATAAATCTTCACAATGTGGATAGCACCGAGACTATAAACTTGAATTCTAATCATGGTCTCAGCACCGGACAGTTCCGGAGTTTCCTTCGATTG GTGCATGGAGTTCTAAGCATTATAGGGTGGGGAACAATGTTGCCTCTTGGAGTAATAATCCCAAGATACTTTAGAGTGTATCCTGTTAAATGGGAAAACTCTAAAGTGTGGTTTTTCCTACACATTGGTTGCCAATTATCTGGTTTTCTCATTGGAACTGCTGCTTTTGTTATTGGATTGGTTCTTGGACACTCATCTAGATACTATATCTTCCACACTCATAGAGACTTTGGAATTCTCATTTTCACTTTTAGTACAATTCAG ATGTTGGCATTTCGGTTAAAGCCTAAAGAAACAGATGATTACAGGAAATATTGGAATATGTATCATCATTTTCTTGGATATGGATTATTGGCTATCATaatcataaacatatttaaaGGAATTGGCATTTTGAATGGAGGTGAAAAATGGAAGTGGAGTTACATTGGAATTCTTATATGTTTAGGTGCCATTGCATTTGCCATGGAGATTTTCACATGGATTAGGTATCTCTACATCGATGAGAAGAAcaataaaaaggaaaataaagagaaGGAAGATAATGAGAAGGAAAATAAAGAGAAGGAAAATAAAGAGAATGCTAGTGTTCATAATCTAAAGGAGTAG
- the LOC131637272 gene encoding uncharacterized protein LOC131637272 isoform X1, producing the protein MDLAVVGRHAMLFDDDGMAAFVNSPEALVDWNSLSIDRYDVRHLLSGPIPPRPKRRPLHPPSSVEADLDHQRYLDLPSSPPHEESQDNDSGAVDSAGYRAVAFSYENSNVSTETKGDDTESGFRPNFPVPESLRHNLPPNEKLHQIISRTAIFVSKHGSQSEIILRVKQGDNPTFGFLMPDHHLHPYFRFLVDHQELLNVETVDADSALDKNRSQGLDQTGGALSLLGSVYGYGEDEDGTTENASDLERNTHVGVVDVSTTYASKGIEQAESSSDATKKDESISKTQIPFKEKIPVIKRNQFITNVKTVTSGKTKTGDILDSGSNAANKSQTSVPSTAKIELPVVEPPSDIKIVIERIVEFILKNGRPFETVLAEQDRAHGRFPFLLPSNQYHTYYLKVLQTAEESKLPGKGYQKYNPAGRARDNNSAAYEENDNKFKMNIGNLKKDGQEPTPKDSQSQTTVNIHAAAAAAILQAATRGIKRPNLEIFSKTSSGNGQGLGSDGRNLSSSGSLPSSQLQGFVPHCNLNAEASASVPVAKAIAEKVAIAAAGEADSSEAHMTKEQKLKAERLKRAKMFAAMIKSGAGALKSELPRALSVEPPGSGLSGSDAEIGNLLIKEREGSSVPFNADNSDKSHKSEEKLSDDNSDGSHKSDEKVAVDDNIERRSKRKYRSRTSRLEEEEEEEEEEEENKEDIRDQKRSRKKHRSHRSSHRSRDRDSDRDRDKIRRKHKRRDSDRDRDRIRSKHDSSSDDEHQHSRHHRKYNSSSDEKYGSPRRHRGENDLSDRERRHSRKHYSSSEDEHIHRHRSRKTKHKSRRSHAEREAELEEGEIVKSDKSQVSELGRVSREASAELYKSTKAPSQSPEVTNVSDELRAKIRAMLMENL; encoded by the exons ATGGATCTAGCGGTGGTTGGTCGACACGCGATGCTCTTCGACGACGACGGCATGGCGGCGTTCGTGAATTCACCGGAAGCTCTCGTTGATTGGAACTCCCTCTCAATCGATCGCTACGATGTTCGACATCTCCTCTCTGGTCCGATTCCGCCTCGCCCCAAGCGCCGTCCTCTTCATCCTCCTTCTTCCGTCGAAGCAGACCTTGATCATCAACGTTATCTGGATCTTCCTTCATCTCCTCCTCACGAAGAATCACAAG ATAATGATTCAGGTGCAGTGGATTCAGCTGGCTATCGTGCTGTTGCATTTTCATATGAAAATTCTAATGTGTCAACTGAGACAAAGGGCGATGATACTGAGTCTGGTTTTCGTCCCAACTTTCCAGTACCAGAAAGCTTACGTCATAACCTG CCTCCAAATGAGAAGCTACACCAGATTATTTCAAGGACTGCAATATTTGTCAGCAAGCACGGAAGCCAATCAGAAATCATTCTGAGGGTGAAACAAGGAGATAATCCAACATTTGGGTTCCTGATGCctgatcatcatcttcatccgtATTTTAGGTTTCTGGTTGATCATCAAGAACTTCTGAATGTCGAAACAGTTGATGCAGATTCAGCATTGGACAAGAATAGAAGTCAGGGGCTGGATCAAACAGGTGGTGCATTGTCTTTGCTTGGATCTGTCTATGGATATGGAGAGGATGAGGATGGCACAACAGAAAATGCTAGTGACCTTGAGAGAAACACACATGTGGGAGTTGTTGATGTGAGTACCACTTATGCATCTAAAGGGATAGAACAAGCAGAATCATCCTCAGATGCAACCAAGAAGGATGAAAGCATTTCTAAAACTCAAAtaccttttaaagaaaaaattccTGTTATAAAGCGGAATCAGTTTATCACTAATGTTAAGACAGTAACTTCAGGAAAGACAAAAACAGGAGATATCCTGGATTCAGGGTCCAATGCTGCAAATAAATCACAGACTTCTGTGCCCAGTACAGCTAAGATTGAACTGCCTGTTGTTGAACCTCCATCTGACATAAAAATTGTTATTGAGAGGATCGTTGAGTTCATCTTAAAAAATGGCAGGCCATTTGAGACTGTTCTTGCTGAACAGGATCGTGCTCATGGAAGGTTCCCATTTCTTCTGCCTTCCAATCAGTATCATACTTACTATCTGAAAGTTCTTCAAACTGCTGAAGAG TCTAAATTACCAGGTAAGGGCTACCAGAAGTACAATCCAGCTGGTCGTGCAAGAGATAATAACTCTGCTGCATATGAAGAAAATGACAATAAATTCAAGATGAATATTGGCAATTTAAAGAAGGATGGTCAAGAGCCAACTCCCAAAGACAGCCAATCTCAAACTACAGTTAACATCCATGCGGCGGCAGCCGCTGCTATTCTTCAGGCAGCTACCAGGGGCATTAAAAGGCCCAATTTAGAAATTTTTAGTAAGACGTCAAGTGGTAATGGTCAAGGCCTTGGAAGTGATGGTAGGAATTTGTCCAGCTCTGGGAGTTTGCCGTCATCTCAACTGCAGGGTTTTGTTCCACATTGCAATCTGAACGCAGAGGCTAGTGCTTCTGTTCCAGTTGCCAAGGCTATTGCAGAAAAAGTGGCTATTGCAGCAGCAGGCGAGGCAGACTCCTCTGAAGCACATATGACTAAAGAGCAAAAGCTTAAAGCAGAGAGATTGAAACGAGCCAAGATGTTTGCAGCTATGATAAAAAGTGGAGCTGGAGCACTTAAAAGTGAACTGCCAAGAGCTTTATCTGTTGAGCCACCAGGCTCTGGGCTCTCAGGTTCGGATGCTGAGATTGGAAATCTTTTGATTAAAGAAAGGGAAGGAAGTTCTGTTCCGTTCAATGCTGATAACTCAGATAAAAGTCataagtctgaagaaaagctttcTGATGATAATTCAGATGGAAGTCACAAGTCTGACGAAAAAGTTGCTGTTGATGATAATATTGAAAGGCGATCAAAAAGAAAATACCGTTCAAGGACCAGTAGacttgaagaggaagaagaggaagaggaagaggaagaagaaaataaagaagatATAAGGGATCAGAAACGGTCCAGAAAAAAGCATCGATCACATCGATCTTCACACAGAAGTCGGGATAGAGATTCAGACAGAGACAGGGACAAAATCAGGCGGAAGCACAAGAGAAGAGATTCAGACAGAGATAGGGACAGGATCAGGAGTAAGCATGATAGCTCTTCAGATGATGAGCATCAACACTCAAGGCATCATCGCAAATACAATAGCTCCTCTGATGAAAAGTACGGCTCTCCTAGGCGACATCGTGGAGAGAATGACTTGTCAGACCGGGAGCGTAGACATTCGCGTAAACATTATAGTTCATCTGAGGATGAGCATATACACCGACACCGAAGCAGAAAGACAAAGCATAAGAGTAGGAGGTCTCATGCTGAAAGAGAGGCTGAGTTGGAGGAGGGGGAGATAGTGAAATCAGACAAGTCGCAAGTAAGCGAACTTGGGCGAGTTAGCAGGGAGGCTTCTGCTGAATTATATAAGTCTACAAAAGCACCATCTCAATCACCTGAAGTAACTAATGTTTCTGATGAACTTAGAGCCAAAATTAGAGCCATGTTGATGGAAAATTTGTGA
- the LOC131637272 gene encoding uncharacterized protein LOC131637272 isoform X2, whose product MQSNMLRFLCQTTNNDSGAVDSAGYRAVAFSYENSNVSTETKGDDTESGFRPNFPVPESLRHNLPPNEKLHQIISRTAIFVSKHGSQSEIILRVKQGDNPTFGFLMPDHHLHPYFRFLVDHQELLNVETVDADSALDKNRSQGLDQTGGALSLLGSVYGYGEDEDGTTENASDLERNTHVGVVDVSTTYASKGIEQAESSSDATKKDESISKTQIPFKEKIPVIKRNQFITNVKTVTSGKTKTGDILDSGSNAANKSQTSVPSTAKIELPVVEPPSDIKIVIERIVEFILKNGRPFETVLAEQDRAHGRFPFLLPSNQYHTYYLKVLQTAEESKLPGKGYQKYNPAGRARDNNSAAYEENDNKFKMNIGNLKKDGQEPTPKDSQSQTTVNIHAAAAAAILQAATRGIKRPNLEIFSKTSSGNGQGLGSDGRNLSSSGSLPSSQLQGFVPHCNLNAEASASVPVAKAIAEKVAIAAAGEADSSEAHMTKEQKLKAERLKRAKMFAAMIKSGAGALKSELPRALSVEPPGSGLSGSDAEIGNLLIKEREGSSVPFNADNSDKSHKSEEKLSDDNSDGSHKSDEKVAVDDNIERRSKRKYRSRTSRLEEEEEEEEEEEENKEDIRDQKRSRKKHRSHRSSHRSRDRDSDRDRDKIRRKHKRRDSDRDRDRIRSKHDSSSDDEHQHSRHHRKYNSSSDEKYGSPRRHRGENDLSDRERRHSRKHYSSSEDEHIHRHRSRKTKHKSRRSHAEREAELEEGEIVKSDKSQVSELGRVSREASAELYKSTKAPSQSPEVTNVSDELRAKIRAMLMENL is encoded by the exons ATGCAATCTAATATGCTACGGTTCCTGTGTCAGACTACAA ATAATGATTCAGGTGCAGTGGATTCAGCTGGCTATCGTGCTGTTGCATTTTCATATGAAAATTCTAATGTGTCAACTGAGACAAAGGGCGATGATACTGAGTCTGGTTTTCGTCCCAACTTTCCAGTACCAGAAAGCTTACGTCATAACCTG CCTCCAAATGAGAAGCTACACCAGATTATTTCAAGGACTGCAATATTTGTCAGCAAGCACGGAAGCCAATCAGAAATCATTCTGAGGGTGAAACAAGGAGATAATCCAACATTTGGGTTCCTGATGCctgatcatcatcttcatccgtATTTTAGGTTTCTGGTTGATCATCAAGAACTTCTGAATGTCGAAACAGTTGATGCAGATTCAGCATTGGACAAGAATAGAAGTCAGGGGCTGGATCAAACAGGTGGTGCATTGTCTTTGCTTGGATCTGTCTATGGATATGGAGAGGATGAGGATGGCACAACAGAAAATGCTAGTGACCTTGAGAGAAACACACATGTGGGAGTTGTTGATGTGAGTACCACTTATGCATCTAAAGGGATAGAACAAGCAGAATCATCCTCAGATGCAACCAAGAAGGATGAAAGCATTTCTAAAACTCAAAtaccttttaaagaaaaaattccTGTTATAAAGCGGAATCAGTTTATCACTAATGTTAAGACAGTAACTTCAGGAAAGACAAAAACAGGAGATATCCTGGATTCAGGGTCCAATGCTGCAAATAAATCACAGACTTCTGTGCCCAGTACAGCTAAGATTGAACTGCCTGTTGTTGAACCTCCATCTGACATAAAAATTGTTATTGAGAGGATCGTTGAGTTCATCTTAAAAAATGGCAGGCCATTTGAGACTGTTCTTGCTGAACAGGATCGTGCTCATGGAAGGTTCCCATTTCTTCTGCCTTCCAATCAGTATCATACTTACTATCTGAAAGTTCTTCAAACTGCTGAAGAG TCTAAATTACCAGGTAAGGGCTACCAGAAGTACAATCCAGCTGGTCGTGCAAGAGATAATAACTCTGCTGCATATGAAGAAAATGACAATAAATTCAAGATGAATATTGGCAATTTAAAGAAGGATGGTCAAGAGCCAACTCCCAAAGACAGCCAATCTCAAACTACAGTTAACATCCATGCGGCGGCAGCCGCTGCTATTCTTCAGGCAGCTACCAGGGGCATTAAAAGGCCCAATTTAGAAATTTTTAGTAAGACGTCAAGTGGTAATGGTCAAGGCCTTGGAAGTGATGGTAGGAATTTGTCCAGCTCTGGGAGTTTGCCGTCATCTCAACTGCAGGGTTTTGTTCCACATTGCAATCTGAACGCAGAGGCTAGTGCTTCTGTTCCAGTTGCCAAGGCTATTGCAGAAAAAGTGGCTATTGCAGCAGCAGGCGAGGCAGACTCCTCTGAAGCACATATGACTAAAGAGCAAAAGCTTAAAGCAGAGAGATTGAAACGAGCCAAGATGTTTGCAGCTATGATAAAAAGTGGAGCTGGAGCACTTAAAAGTGAACTGCCAAGAGCTTTATCTGTTGAGCCACCAGGCTCTGGGCTCTCAGGTTCGGATGCTGAGATTGGAAATCTTTTGATTAAAGAAAGGGAAGGAAGTTCTGTTCCGTTCAATGCTGATAACTCAGATAAAAGTCataagtctgaagaaaagctttcTGATGATAATTCAGATGGAAGTCACAAGTCTGACGAAAAAGTTGCTGTTGATGATAATATTGAAAGGCGATCAAAAAGAAAATACCGTTCAAGGACCAGTAGacttgaagaggaagaagaggaagaggaagaggaagaagaaaataaagaagatATAAGGGATCAGAAACGGTCCAGAAAAAAGCATCGATCACATCGATCTTCACACAGAAGTCGGGATAGAGATTCAGACAGAGACAGGGACAAAATCAGGCGGAAGCACAAGAGAAGAGATTCAGACAGAGATAGGGACAGGATCAGGAGTAAGCATGATAGCTCTTCAGATGATGAGCATCAACACTCAAGGCATCATCGCAAATACAATAGCTCCTCTGATGAAAAGTACGGCTCTCCTAGGCGACATCGTGGAGAGAATGACTTGTCAGACCGGGAGCGTAGACATTCGCGTAAACATTATAGTTCATCTGAGGATGAGCATATACACCGACACCGAAGCAGAAAGACAAAGCATAAGAGTAGGAGGTCTCATGCTGAAAGAGAGGCTGAGTTGGAGGAGGGGGAGATAGTGAAATCAGACAAGTCGCAAGTAAGCGAACTTGGGCGAGTTAGCAGGGAGGCTTCTGCTGAATTATATAAGTCTACAAAAGCACCATCTCAATCACCTGAAGTAACTAATGTTTCTGATGAACTTAGAGCCAAAATTAGAGCCATGTTGATGGAAAATTTGTGA
- the LOC131637290 gene encoding non-specific lipid-transfer protein-like, with translation MMDKRIVSFVMILGMLVTTLDARQIDAITCPEALLALLPCLPYLQGTGPATPPTSACCAGANNLNQKADTTQSRRDVCNCLKPAATRFNVNPDRSKQLPQLCNIKLSVSFDPSIDCNTVS, from the exons ATGATGGATAAGAGAATTGTTTCTTTTGTTATGATTTTAGGCATGTTAGTAACAACATTAGATGCACGTCAAATTGATGCCATAACTTGTCCTGAAGCACTTTTAGCCTTGCTTCCATGTCTTCCTTATTTGCAAGGAACTGGTCCTGCTACACCACCAACTAGTGCATGTTGTGCAGGTGCCAATAATTTAAATCAAAAGGCAGACACCACTCAGAGTAGAAGAGATGTCTGCAATTGTCTCAAACCTGCTGCAACCAGATTTAATGTTAATCCTGACAGATCTAAACAATTACCACAACTTTGTAACATTAAGCTTTCTGTTTCATTTGACCCTAGCATTGATTGCAACAC GGTTTCGTGA
- the LOC131637295 gene encoding aspartate carbamoyltransferase 1, chloroplastic — MTVASMLFSCSMHVGVSNPKMSSKASACCLLNRPWTSSRSMSISSCGQVGVSEKSKLLCRAGALQVESAPLFSVGQKFQLDDVIEAQQFDRETLGAIFEVARSMENIRGNSPGSQMLKGYLMATLFYEPSTRTRLSFESAMKRLGGDVLTTENAREFSSAAKGETLEDTIRTVEGYSDIIVLRHFESGAARRAAATANIPVINAGDGPGQHPSQALLDVYTIEREIGKLDGIKVGLVGDLANGRTVRSLAYLLAKYRDVKLYFVSPNVVKMKDDIKEYLTSKGVEWEESSDLMEVASKCDVVYQTRIQKERFGEKLNLYEEARGKYIVNQDVLKVMQNHAVVMHPLPKLDEIEADVDNDPRAAYFRQAKNGLYIRMALLKVLLLGW, encoded by the exons ATGACAGTTGCTTCTATGTTATTCTCATGCTCTATGCATGTGGGAGTTTCTAATCCAAAGATGTCTTCAAAAGCCTCTGCTTGTTGTTTGCTAAACCGGCCATGGACGTCGAGTCGTTCGATGTCAATTTCATCATGTGGGCAGGTTGGAGTTTCGGAAAAATCGAAACTTTTGTGCCGGGCAGGTGCGCTTCAAGTTGAGAGTGCGCCTTTGTTTTCTGTTGGGCAAAAGTTTCAACTTGATGATGTGATTGAAGCTCAACAGTTTGATAGAGAAACTCTCGGGGCTATATTTGAAGTTGCTCGGAGTATGGAGAATATTAGGGGTAACTCGCCGGGTAGTCAGATGCTTAAGGGTTACCTCATGGCGACGTTGTTTTATGAGCCTTCCACTAGAACTAGGCTTTCGTTTGAGTCTGCTATGAAAAGATTAGGTGGTGATGTTCTCACAACTGAAAATGCTAGGGAGTTTTCGTCTGCGGCTAAAGGAGAGACGCTTGAAG ATACTATAAGAACAGTTGAAGgttactctgatataattgtaTTGCGCCACTTTGAAAGTGGTGCAGCGAGAAGAGCTGCAGCAACCGCTAACATTCCAGTTATCAATGCAGGGGATGGCCCAGGACAGCATCCCAGCCAG GCATTGTTAGACGTTTATACCATTGAAAGAGAGATAGGAAAACTGGATGGAATTAAAGTTGGGCTTGTCGGAGACCTTGCTAATGGAAGGACAGTTCGCTCACTTGCATACTTACTTGCCAAGTACCGTGACgttaaattatattttgtatcTCCTAACGTGGTTAAAATGAAG GATGACATAAAAGAGTATCTGACATCAAAAGGAGTGGAGTGGGAAGAAAGTTCCGATTTGATGGAAGTGGCTTCTAAATGTGACGTGGTTTATCAAACTCGCATTCAGAAGGAAAGATTTGGAGAGAAACTTAACCTTTACGAAGAAGCAAGAGGAAAGTATATCGTGAATCAAGATGTTCTAAAGGTGATGCAAAATCATGCTGTTGTAATGCACCCTCTTCCAAAACTCGACGAA ATCGAAGCTGATGTCGATAATGATCCTAGAGCCGCATATTTTAGGCAGGCAAAGAATGGTTTATACATTAGGATGGCTCTGCTAAAGGTTTTGCTTCTTGGTTGGTGA
- the LOC131637294 gene encoding adenylyltransferase and sulfurtransferase MOCS3-like codes for MSSSEILQQLETLKEEKSKIDHKISLLEAQLKEINLQNAAAASSSSSNDSVRYPTNGLEPHMIHRYSRHLVLPSFGVQGQANLLKSSILVVGAGGLGASALLYFAASGVGKLGVLDHDKVELNNMHRQIIHTEAYIGQPKVKSAAAACRSINSSIEVVEHEEALKNSNALEIFSKYDIIVDATDNAPTRYLISDCCVVLGKPLVSGAAVGLEGQLTIYNHNGGPCFRCLFPTPPPRAACQSCADGGVLGVVPGIIGCLQALEAIKIAASVGEPLSGRMLLFDALAARIRIVKIRGRSPQCEACGENAIMNQQYFREFDYEKFTQTPLSEAPLKLNLLSSESRISSKEYNEILLNKESHVLVDVRPAHHFKIVSLPNSVNIPYADIEFKLPEISSILKKDEDEKSPELYVVCRRGNDSQRAVQYLHKMGFASAKDIVGGLEGWAKNVDPNFPTY; via the exons ATGTCGTCTTCAGAGATTCTTCAACAACTCGAAACTCTGAAGGAAGAAAAGTCCAAAATCGACCACAAAATTTCACTTCTCGAAGCTCAATTGAAGGAAATTAATCTCCAAAACGCCGCCgctgcatcatcatcatcatccaatgACTCTGTACGGTACCCTACTAATGGATTAGAGCCTCACATGATTCATAGATACAGTCGCCACCTTGTTCTTCCTTCCTTTGGTGTTCAAG GACAAGCGAATTTGTTGAAGTCGTCAATTTTAGTTGTGGGAGCTGGAGGGCTTGGTGCTTCTGCATTGTTATATTTTGCAGCTTCTGGTGTTG GTAAACTGGGTGTTCTTGATCATGACAAGGTTGAGTTGAATAATATGCATAGGCAG ATTATACACACGGAAGCATATATTGGTCAGCCAAAAGTGAAATCCGCCGCTGCTGCATGTCGCTC gaTCAACTCATCTATTGAAGTTGTGGAACATGAAGAAGCTTTGAAGAATTCCAATGCTTTGGAAATTTTCAGCAA ATACGATATAATAGTGGATGCAACAGATAATGCTCCCACCCGGTATTTGATCAGTGACTGCTGTGTCGTACTAGGAAAG CCCCTTGTATCAGGTGCGGCTGTGGGATTGGAAGGACAG CTTACTATCTACAATCACAATGGTGGTCCTTGCTTTCGATGCCTCTTTCCAACTCCACCACCTAGAGCAGCATGCCAAAGTTGTGCTGATGGTGGAGTACTAGGAGTAG TTCCTGGTATAATTGGCTGTCTCCAAGCTCTCGAGGCAATTAAGATTGCGGCTTCTGTTGGTGAACCACTCTCTGGAAGGATGCTTCTCTTTGATGCATTGGCTGCACGGATCCGTATT GTTAAAATCAGAGGAAGGTCTCCACAATGTGAAGCTTGTGGAGAAAATGCAATAATGAATCAGCAGTACTTTCGAGAATTTGATTATGAGAAGTTCACTCAAACTCCCTTGTCTGAG GCTCCATTGAAGTTAAATCTACTTTCTAGTGAGTCAAGAATCAGCAGCAAGGAGTACAACGAAATCCTTCTCAACAAGGAATCACATGTGCTTGTCGATGTTAGACCGGCTCACCATTTCAAGATTGTGTCTCTTCCAAATTCCGTCAACATTCCATACGCAGATATAGAGTTTAAGTTGCCTGAAATATCATCAATTTTGaagaaagatgaagatgaaaaaagTCCGGAATTGTATGTTGTATGCAGAAGAGGAAATGATTCTCAAAGGGCTGTTCAATACCTTCACAAAATGGGGTTTGCTTCTGCTAAAGATATTGTTGGAGGTTTGGAGGGTTGGGCTAAAAATGTTGATCCTAACTTTCCCACTTATTAG
- the LOC131637291 gene encoding endoglucanase 11-like, giving the protein MKTSKVEKNVTWSLTLCFVLISLITISFPFCESFDYGQALSHSLLYFESQRSGHLPYNQRVNWRHHSGLSDGLEQGVDLVGGYYDAGDNVKFGLPMAFTITLLSWAAIEYGEKIASAGEYAHTMESIKWGTDYFIKAHTKPNTLWVEVGDGETDHYCWQRPEDMTTSRRAYKIDENNPGSEVAGETAAALASASILFRKTNPHYSQLLLHHAQELFEFGDKFRGKYDESVEEVKGYYTSVSGYMDELLWAALWLYKATEKEEYLKYVLENAYDFGGTTWAMTEFSWDVKYAGVQAIASMLLMQEKHKKHEVILKQYRSKANYYICACLNLNNASKNNVDRTPGGLLYIRQWNNIQYVANAAFLLTVYSDHLLATNQKLQCQKSEVDPNEIFSFAKSQVDYILGSNRMNMSYLVGYGPKFPQRVHHRGASIESYKENKCFIGCTQGFDNWYGNPKPNPNILIGALVGGPDNNDQFRDARGNYEQLEACTYNTAALVGVFARLYNLE; this is encoded by the exons atgaagaCGAGCAAAGTTGAAAAGAATGTAACATGGTCTTTGACACTATGTTTTGTGTTAATTTCTCTCATCACAATCTCATTTCCATTTTGTGAATCATTCGACTATGGCCAAGCCTTGTCACATAGTCTCCTCTACTTTGAGTCACAACGTTCAGGTCACTTACCCTACAATCAAAGGGTCAATTGGCGTCACCATTCTGGTCTCAGTGATGGCCTAGAACAAGGG GTGGACCTGGTGGGAGGCTACTATGATGCAGGAGATAATGTGAAATTTGGACTACCAATGGCTTTTACCATAACTCTCCTTTCTTGGGCTGCCATAGAATACGGCGAAAAAATCGCGAGCGCCGGCGAATATGCCCATACAATGGAGTCTATCAAATGGGGGACTGACTATTTCATCAAGGCTCACACAAAACCAAATACTTTATGGGTAGAG GTGGGTGACGGAGAAACGGATCATTATTGTTGGCAGCGACCGGAGGACATGACAACGTCAAGAAGAGCTTATAAAATTGACGAAAACAACCCCGGCTCTGAAGTTGCTGGCGAGACTGCGGCAGCCTTGGCATCCGCATCAATTTTGTTTAGAAAAACAAATCCACATTACTCTCAACTACTCTTGCATCATGCCCAAGAG TTGTTTGAGTTTGGTGACAAGTTTAGAGGTAAATATGATGAGAGTGTTGAAGAGGTTAAAGGGTATTATACTTCAGTTAGTGGTTACATGGATGAGTTGTTATGGGCAGCACTATGGTTATATAAGGCTACAGAAAAAGAAGAATATTTGAAATATGTTTTGGAGAATGCTTATGATTTTGGTGGGACTACTTGGGCCATGACAGAGTTTAGTTGGGATGTTAAGTATGCTGGTGTTCAAGCCATTGCTTCAATG CTTCTTATgcaagaaaaacacaagaaacatGAAGTAATACTCAAACAATATCGTTCAAAAGCAAATTATTATATTTGTGCATGTCTTAACCTCAACAACGCAAGTAAGAATAATGTGGATCGCACTCCAGGAGGGTTACTATATATTCGACAATGGAACAATATACAATACGTAGCAAATGCAGCTTTTCTTCTCACAGTATACTCAGACCACCTCTTAGCCACAAATCAAAAGCTACAATGCCAAAAAAGTGAAGTGGATCCTAATGAAATCTTTTCATTTGCAAAATCACAAGTTGATTATATATTGGGTTCTAATCGAATGAATATGAGTTATTTGGTTGGCTATGGTCCCAAATTCCCACAAAGGGTGCATCATAGGGGTGCATCCATTGAATCCTATAAAGAAAATAAGTGTTTTATTGGATGCACTCAAGGCTTCGATAATTGGTATGGAAATCCTAAGCCCAATCCAAACATACTTATTGGTGCTCTTGTTGGTGGGCCTGATAATAATGACCAATTTAGAGATGCAAGAGGAAATTACGAGCAATTGGAGGCTTGCACATACAATACTGCTGCACTTGTAGGGGTTTTTGCTAGATTATATAATTTAGAGTAA